A part of Primulina eburnea isolate SZY01 chromosome 10, ASM2296580v1, whole genome shotgun sequence genomic DNA contains:
- the LOC140842815 gene encoding zinc finger A20 and AN1 domain-containing stress-associated protein 8-like — protein MESSKETGCQVPEGPILCVNNCGFFGSATTMNMCSKCHKDIVLKQQAKLAASSIEDIVNSSSSTNKNEPFFAEAANTESEFKVVSPQPSSELGTGHGSGVKAKEGPNRCSTCHKRVGLTGFSCRCGYMFCSVHRYSDKHNCQFDYRIAGQDAIAKANPVVKAEKLDKI, from the coding sequence ATGGAGTCTTCCAAGGAAACAGGCTGCCAAGTGCCAGAAGGCCCCATTCTTTGCGTCAACAACTGTGGTTTCTTTGGAAGCGCAACAACCATGAATATGTGCTCCAAATGTCACAAGGATATTGTATTAAAACAACAGGCGAAGCTTGCTGCCTCATCTATTGAGGACATAGTTAACTCTAGCTCAAGTACCAACAAAAATGAGCCTTTTTTCGCTGAAGCAGCAAATACTGAATCAGAGTTTAAGGTTGTTTCTCCTCAACCATCTTCTGAACTGGGGACAGGTCATGGCTCAGGTGTGAAGGCGAAAGAAGGACCAAACAGGTGCTCCACCTGCCACAAGAGAGTGGGTTTAACGGGATTCAGTTGCAGGTGCGGGTATATGTTTTGTTCAGTTCATCGGTACTCTGACAAACACAACTGCCAATTTGATTACCGGATTGCTGGTCAGGATGCTATAGCAAAGGCAAACCCTGTTGTGAAAGCTGAAAAGCTcgataaaatttaa